In Deinococcus sedimenti, a single genomic region encodes these proteins:
- a CDS encoding heme-dependent oxidative N-demethylase subunit alpha family protein: MAPPTLYRPFLNGTYAVSAGLYRMGQQAIPWLDDPRPEGHTFTLDDTYPAFIASKVAAHARAPHEYMGEAALTPDLREAALTHVAATLARDSGGAITWDGATLRNDLLGWRSTLDPRWNAVHDLRHFQAPHAGLIARVQPLHALDFLGLNTQEDLALIARDPHTGADWLAATHVLLPQHWDPRDKLGRDFRAVHEPVAGSGPMNVTAPRLVEAAITRGPFIRFAWGLSMTGRLDHHPAAPPDEDRAHDTRFHPDWAYLRVERQTLTGFPDAHGALFTIRPLVHPLTKAVQTPTHAQALAAAIQSMTPEQTEYKGLTHLQGDLLRWLRDRSLD, encoded by the coding sequence GTGGCTCCACCCACCCTCTACCGCCCGTTCCTGAACGGGACGTACGCCGTCTCCGCCGGACTGTACCGGATGGGCCAGCAGGCCATTCCCTGGCTGGACGACCCTCGCCCCGAAGGGCACACCTTCACGCTGGACGACACGTACCCCGCGTTCATTGCCAGCAAGGTCGCCGCGCACGCCCGCGCCCCGCACGAGTACATGGGCGAGGCGGCACTGACCCCAGACCTGCGCGAGGCGGCCCTGACGCACGTCGCCGCGACCCTCGCCCGCGACAGTGGCGGGGCGATCACGTGGGACGGCGCGACCCTCCGGAACGACCTTCTGGGCTGGCGGTCCACCCTCGATCCGCGCTGGAACGCCGTACATGACCTCAGGCACTTTCAGGCCCCACACGCCGGGCTGATCGCCAGAGTGCAGCCGCTCCACGCACTGGACTTCCTGGGCCTGAACACCCAGGAGGACCTCGCCCTTATCGCCCGTGACCCCCACACGGGTGCGGACTGGCTGGCCGCCACGCACGTCCTCCTGCCACAGCACTGGGACCCGCGCGACAAACTCGGCCGGGACTTCCGTGCCGTCCACGAACCCGTCGCGGGCAGTGGCCCCATGAACGTCACGGCACCCCGCCTCGTAGAAGCGGCCATCACGCGCGGGCCGTTCATCCGCTTCGCGTGGGGCCTCAGCATGACAGGGCGCCTCGACCATCACCCCGCCGCCCCGCCCGACGAGGACCGCGCCCACGACACCCGCTTCCACCCCGACTGGGCGTACCTGCGCGTCGAACGCCAGACCCTCACCGGTTTCCCTGACGCGCACGGCGCACTGTTCACCATTCGGCCGCTCGTTCACCCCCTGACGAAAGCCGTGCAGACGCCCACGCACGCTCAGGCCCTCGCCGCCGCCATCCAGTCCATGACGCCCGAACAGACCGAGTACAAGGGATTAACCCACCTGCAAGGCGACCTACTGCGGTGGCTCAGGGACCGCAGCCTAGACTGA
- a CDS encoding ribonuclease domain-containing protein, with translation MNPARPTLLLIPLLLAACAAPPDDTTVIRGDSTQVTTRTTVTTDNATTGKTTTQRQSTAATVPISALPREGQQVLRQIDQGGPFRYAKDGSTFGNRERRLPTRPSGYYREYTVPTPGENDRGARRIVCGGQPPTRTDDCHYTPDHYRTFRSIQ, from the coding sequence GTGAATCCCGCCCGCCCCACCCTGCTGCTCATCCCCCTGCTGCTGGCTGCCTGCGCCGCGCCACCGGACGACACTACGGTGATCAGGGGCGACAGCACCCAGGTCACCACCCGCACCACCGTCACGACGGATAACGCCACGACCGGCAAGACGACCACCCAGCGCCAGTCCACCGCCGCCACCGTCCCCATCAGCGCCCTCCCACGCGAAGGACAGCAGGTCCTGCGCCAGATCGACCAGGGCGGCCCCTTCCGCTACGCCAAGGACGGCAGCACCTTCGGCAACCGCGAACGCCGCCTCCCCACCCGGCCCAGCGGCTACTACCGCGAATACACCGTCCCCACCCCCGGCGAGAATGACCGCGGCGCCCGCCGCATCGTCTGCGGCGGCCAACCCCCCACCCGCACCGACGACTGCCACTACACCCCCGACCACTACCGCACCTTCCGGAGCATCCAATGA
- a CDS encoding barstar family protein, whose translation MIQIFNAPPDGLQAAPHEPRIIAAGYQITVREIDFGAVHDKDTLMLAFLKGLALRDTFGRNWDALYDILTDPDQISARYALILCDYAHFRRRHPHLATELEQVLLDAQTNAAQQERHLWLLIEEPDHDPNGW comes from the coding sequence ATGATCCAGATCTTCAACGCCCCCCCGGACGGCCTCCAGGCCGCTCCACACGAGCCCCGCATCATCGCCGCCGGGTACCAGATCACCGTCCGTGAAATCGACTTCGGCGCCGTCCACGATAAGGACACCCTGATGCTCGCATTCCTCAAGGGCCTCGCCCTGCGCGACACCTTCGGCCGCAACTGGGACGCCCTCTACGACATCCTCACCGACCCCGACCAGATCAGCGCCCGCTACGCCCTGATCCTCTGCGACTACGCCCACTTCCGCCGCCGCCACCCCCACCTCGCCACCGAACTCGAACAGGTCCTCCTCGACGCCCAGACCAACGCCGCCCAGCAGGAACGGCACCTCTGGCTACTCATCGAAGAACCCGACCACGACCCCAACGGCTGGTGA
- a CDS encoding Ig-like domain-containing protein — protein sequence MARRNRRKRRLPRRHETPRLLHPQPPPQRRPHPGGPHMKKLALLTLPLLIAGCGGSNAPSSSSVTAASTVTSITATNGALSDTLAVTFTNKAGSKAVTVNTATVTWTDPASKTVKTETVTIPAVSLPAGLTCAAAQANPNAICNFNDPGTTFADRSVTTTFNQADLFSKVLSQNPSATNLPVNVQFGSVQNVLPFTFTSTTSTEGGGTGGTVTAPTFTWLSPSSDFVSGGGTVTLRATATRNGQDLSSQIVYTVTCGKIEGSTWTLDSSCTDGSKQSVTATITDGGRSFSSPARLITVDASNPTVQITKVQQGQVFTQNPITIGVNGTDAVSGVDRILVEASSDGGKTYTQVGVVTGAAGDVIWAPMNGKYTLRATATDRTGRSTSTTLADISVNLTTSDRTAPSVTFSGLPSTPQRGTITVVTTATDPQGTDGAASGIVKVDLFDGGTILASQTAGVNGAYTFTLDTTTLSDGVHNLRAVALDRAGNSSEVTRTLTVDNTAPIIVWQPPTTVGASGSLTLGASTNDGQISYTVSCGTLTGSVWNYSACPDGAATVTATATDAAGNATTLSRTVTIDKTAPTIQITSPTMGQVFTTAPVTISATAADSLSSVRSISASIQGPNDAAPVALDTQTGSTFSTPFSPTVSGTYTVTFTATDAANNTSAPTTRSFTFNVTTAPAEQAPTPVLEVVGTAPYAGNMSVNVSGNFDAASQVDRMILQITDAKGVVDNSTYVTTQARATFSVDTTRFANGPLKLQVIAYTKSGLRGISGEKNVQVQNLTSPDFKVASPSDGATVNTPTVPVQITLTKRSADYTITQPFKVDLLDYRGIVVATQTLSPTDPTVCSGSVDSLTCNTSFDVAALPADTYLIRARTKVQVDPAGANITRPLETSSRFTHNTVSVLPPASTIRFPAITDAQKPGQLDSSSGLLISVSDNTGVAVVEARVVGPFDATRPLTLNGTTQCDASVPVAGRSPVDVLMLNYGYSPAIAIGDVVLNNLDIDGSAYVPDNNVNERYDLRVTVQDTEGNRNIQCIPVTINRAAIRAARPAYFTSTATSPTPPSTISGQLNYTTGTWTLSGMTNRSRVAAVLYMNGVQKSVSFTNDVTGSVSSTVAFGDPGTYQVVWLIEDMTTGIVTSVAGSTVSVVRNP from the coding sequence CCCCACCTCAAAGACGCCCCCACCCCGGAGGACCCCACATGAAGAAACTCGCCCTTCTTACCCTCCCGCTCCTGATTGCCGGCTGTGGCGGCAGCAACGCACCCAGTTCTTCCTCCGTGACCGCCGCAAGCACGGTCACCAGCATCACAGCCACCAACGGCGCTCTGTCAGACACCCTCGCCGTGACTTTCACCAACAAGGCCGGCAGCAAGGCCGTCACCGTCAATACCGCCACGGTCACCTGGACCGACCCGGCCAGCAAGACGGTAAAGACCGAAACCGTAACCATCCCCGCCGTCAGCCTTCCCGCCGGACTGACCTGCGCGGCCGCACAGGCGAATCCCAACGCCATCTGCAATTTCAATGATCCAGGGACCACCTTCGCGGATCGCAGCGTCACCACCACCTTCAATCAGGCGGACCTGTTCAGCAAGGTCCTCAGCCAGAACCCCAGCGCCACCAATCTGCCCGTCAACGTGCAGTTCGGCAGTGTGCAGAACGTTCTGCCCTTCACGTTCACGTCCACCACGAGCACGGAAGGTGGAGGGACCGGCGGCACGGTCACGGCACCGACATTCACGTGGCTGAGTCCTTCCAGTGATTTCGTATCCGGGGGCGGCACGGTGACCCTGCGCGCCACAGCAACGAGGAACGGACAGGACCTCTCCAGCCAGATCGTGTACACGGTCACCTGCGGCAAGATCGAGGGCAGCACTTGGACTCTGGACAGCAGCTGCACGGATGGCAGCAAGCAGAGCGTGACGGCGACCATCACCGATGGCGGACGCAGCTTCAGCAGTCCTGCCCGTCTGATCACGGTGGATGCCAGCAATCCCACCGTGCAGATCACGAAGGTGCAGCAGGGGCAGGTCTTCACGCAGAACCCCATCACGATCGGAGTCAACGGAACCGACGCAGTCAGCGGCGTGGACCGGATCCTTGTCGAGGCCAGCAGCGACGGTGGGAAGACCTACACCCAGGTCGGCGTGGTGACAGGGGCCGCCGGCGACGTCATCTGGGCACCGATGAATGGGAAATACACCCTGCGCGCTACAGCCACAGACCGGACGGGACGGAGCACCAGCACCACCCTGGCCGACATCAGTGTCAATCTGACCACCAGTGACCGCACGGCACCGAGCGTCACCTTCAGTGGTCTGCCCAGCACGCCTCAGCGTGGCACGATCACCGTCGTGACAACAGCCACCGACCCTCAGGGAACGGACGGCGCCGCCAGTGGCATTGTCAAAGTGGATCTGTTCGACGGCGGCACGATCCTTGCCAGCCAGACGGCCGGAGTCAATGGCGCGTACACCTTCACCCTCGACACGACCACCCTGTCGGACGGCGTCCACAATCTGCGCGCCGTTGCCCTGGACCGCGCCGGAAACAGCAGCGAGGTCACCAGGACCCTGACCGTCGACAACACGGCGCCCATCATTGTGTGGCAACCGCCCACCACGGTCGGCGCCAGCGGTTCTCTGACCCTGGGTGCCAGCACCAATGACGGGCAGATCTCCTACACCGTGTCCTGCGGCACCCTGACCGGTAGCGTCTGGAATTACAGCGCCTGCCCGGACGGCGCAGCGACCGTGACCGCCACGGCCACTGACGCCGCCGGAAACGCCACGACCCTCAGTCGAACCGTGACCATCGACAAGACCGCACCCACCATCCAGATCACGAGCCCCACCATGGGTCAGGTCTTCACGACCGCGCCTGTCACCATCAGCGCGACCGCGGCCGACAGCCTGTCATCGGTCAGGAGCATCTCTGCCTCCATTCAGGGTCCGAACGACGCCGCTCCAGTGGCTCTGGATACGCAGACTGGATCGACCTTCTCCACGCCTTTCAGTCCCACCGTTTCGGGCACCTACACCGTGACCTTCACGGCGACCGATGCAGCGAACAACACCTCAGCTCCGACCACTCGGAGCTTCACGTTCAACGTGACTACAGCACCTGCCGAGCAGGCCCCCACTCCCGTTCTGGAAGTCGTCGGCACGGCTCCATACGCCGGCAACATGAGCGTCAACGTGTCCGGGAACTTCGACGCGGCCAGTCAGGTCGACCGGATGATCCTGCAGATCACCGACGCGAAAGGCGTGGTGGACAACAGCACCTACGTGACGACCCAGGCCCGAGCGACCTTCAGTGTGGACACCACCCGCTTCGCGAACGGCCCCCTGAAACTTCAGGTGATCGCCTACACGAAATCAGGACTGCGGGGCATCAGTGGTGAGAAGAACGTACAGGTCCAGAACCTGACCAGCCCGGACTTCAAGGTGGCTTCCCCCAGCGACGGAGCGACGGTGAACACGCCAACGGTTCCCGTGCAGATCACTCTGACCAAGCGCAGCGCCGATTACACCATCACGCAGCCCTTCAAGGTTGACCTGCTGGACTACCGTGGCATCGTAGTGGCCACCCAGACGCTCAGCCCGACGGACCCGACAGTCTGCAGTGGCAGCGTCGATTCCCTGACCTGCAACACCTCGTTTGACGTGGCAGCCCTTCCTGCTGACACGTATCTCATCAGGGCGCGGACCAAGGTTCAGGTTGACCCGGCGGGCGCGAACATCACCCGCCCCCTGGAGACCAGCAGCCGCTTCACGCACAACACTGTCAGTGTGCTGCCGCCGGCGTCCACCATCCGCTTCCCGGCTATCACGGATGCGCAGAAGCCTGGTCAGCTTGACAGTTCCTCCGGACTGCTCATCAGCGTGAGCGACAACACCGGAGTGGCCGTGGTCGAGGCGCGAGTGGTGGGGCCGTTCGATGCCACCAGACCCCTCACGCTCAATGGCACGACGCAATGCGACGCGAGCGTTCCCGTTGCGGGCCGTTCACCCGTTGATGTCCTCATGTTGAACTACGGGTACAGTCCTGCCATTGCCATTGGGGACGTCGTGCTCAACAATCTCGACATTGACGGCTCAGCCTACGTGCCGGACAACAACGTCAACGAGCGGTATGACCTCCGCGTAACTGTGCAGGACACGGAGGGGAACCGGAACATTCAGTGCATTCCCGTGACGATCAACCGCGCGGCCATCCGTGCCGCCCGGCCCGCATACTTCACCTCTACCGCGACCTCCCCGACACCCCCGAGCACCATAAGTGGTCAGTTGAACTACACCACGGGCACCTGGACTCTGTCGGGGATGACCAACCGGAGCCGTGTCGCCGCCGTGCTGTACATGAACGGCGTTCAGAAGAGTGTCAGCTTCACCAACGACGTGACCGGAAGTGTCTCGTCCACCGTTGCCTTCGGAGACCCGGGCACCTATCAGGTGGTCTGGCTGATCGAAGACATGACAACGGGCATCGTGACGTCCGTTGCGGGCAGCACGGTTTCGGTCGTTCGTAACCCTTAA